One genomic window of Cheilinus undulatus linkage group 7, ASM1832078v1, whole genome shotgun sequence includes the following:
- the kng1 gene encoding kininogen-1, translating into MRSGLRLCVLGLLCLHSSVFGQDAVQVFCDDSSVEKAVHSAVSKFNEGMSTGHILALYQIHSASKSEDGSDSVFLLEFTSRASDCLAGDSKAWTECEYLPHGHKDPFSCNATVRMTGTEADTTQVDCQLDRLITAGRAPCMGCPEEIDENAEDIKVPISVSISKFNSMSNSTHLFSLHNVGPATRQVVAGLRYKLSFDMRKTICAKAEHNELSEICVHDDTNKEFAYCNSTVDTAPWRLEPPQANIECESGAMPSFFHRRRPPGWSPLRGQNASPSATVASTVPPAKASKTKEESSEEVTKAKQSASNNAESTNTFHCPSNPWKAFSPLMPSAVGPSDAPAEAGFKDSDLLG; encoded by the exons ATGAGGAGCGGATTGAGGCTCTGTGTTCTGGGCCTGCTGTGCCTTCACAGCTCAGTATTTGGGCag GATGCAGTACAGGTCTTTTGTGACGACTCATCTGTAGAGAAGGCCGTCCACAGCGCCGTGAGCAAGTTCAACGAGGGGATGAGCACCGGACACATCCTGGCTCTCTATCAGATACATTCAGCCAGCAAG TCCGAGGACGGCTCAGACTCAGTGTTCTTGCTGGAGTTCACAAGCAGGGCGAGTGACTGCCTAGCTGGAGACAGCAAAGCCTGGACAGAGTGCGAATATCTGCCTCATGGACACAAG GATCCATTTTCCTGCAATGCCACTGTCCGCATGACAGGGACTGAAGCAGACACCACACAGGTGGACTGCCAGTTGG ATCGTTTAATCACTGCAGGGAGAGCTCCTTGTATGGGCTGCCCGGAGGAAATTGATGAGAACGCGGAGGACATTAAAGTACCCATTTCAGTCTCCATCTCCAAGTTCAACTCCATGTCTAACTCCACTCACCTGTTTTCCCTGCACAATGTCGGCCCTGCCACCAGACAG GTTGTCGCAGGTTTGAGGTACAAACTGTCGTTTGATATGAGGAAGACGATTTGTGCTAAGGCTGAACACAATGAGCTCAGTGAAATATGTGTCCATGATGATACGAACAAg gagtttgcttacTGTAACTCTACAGTGGATACAGCACCATGGAGACTCGAGCCTCCACAGGCCAATATAGAGTGTGAATCAGGGGCGATGCCCTCG tttttcCACAGGCGTCGTCCTCCCGGCTGGTCTCCGCTCAGAGGTCAAAATGCTAGTCCTTCAGCTACAGTTGCATCCACGGTACCCCCAGCCAAAGCTTCAAAAACCAAGGAGGAATCTTCTGAGGAGGTCACCAAAGCCAAACAGTCTGCCTCCAATAATGCTGAAAGTACAAACACCTTCCACTGCCCGTCCAATCCCTGGAAAGCATTTAGTCCACTTATGCCGTCTGCAGTAGGCCCAAGTGATGCACCTGCCGAAGCCGGCTTCAAAGATTCAGACCTGTTGGGATAA